The Glycine soja cultivar W05 chromosome 6, ASM419377v2, whole genome shotgun sequence genome has a window encoding:
- the LOC114417465 gene encoding protein FAR1-RELATED SEQUENCE 5-like, translating to MESQLVDGNDDMGVSGDVGLSTYEVQMHQETYEVDPNEECRVLESSSGGEVGICDDHAIQEPYEGMEFESEDAAKIFYDEYARRLGFVMRVMSCRRSERDGRILARRLGCNKEGYCVSIRGKFASVRKPRASTREGCKAMIHIKYNKSGKWVITKFVKDHNHPLVVSPREARQTMDEKDKKIQELTAELRHKKRLCATYQEQLTSFMKIVEEHNEKLSAKIHHVVNNLKEFESIEELLHQT from the exons ATGGAATCCCAATTAGTTGATGGTAATGATGATATGGGAGTTTCTGGGGATGTGGGTTTGAGTACGTATGAAGTTCAGATGCATCAAGAAACATATGAAG TGGATCCAAATGAGGAGTGTAGAGTACTAGAGAGTTCTTCTGGGGGAGAGGTGGGTATCTGCGATGATCATGCTATTCAGGAACCATATGAAGGCATGGAATTTGAATCTGAAGATGCTGCTAAGATATTCTATGATGAATATGCCCGGCGTTTAGGATTTGTTATGCGTGTGATGTCTTGTCGACGCTCAGAAAGGGATGGTAGGATTCTTGCCCGCAGACTTGGATGTAATAAAGAGGGTTATTGTGTCAGCATCCGAGGGAAATTTGCATCAGTTCGTAAACCTAGGGCCAGCACAAGGGAAGGTTGTAAGGCAATGATTCATATCAAATATAATAAGTCTGGAAAATGGGTGATAACAAAGTTTGTGAAGGATCATAATCATCCATTAGTAGTCTCTCCACGTGAAGCACGCCAAACAATG GATGAAAAGGATAAGAAAATTCAGGAATTAACAGCAGAGCTTCGGCATAAAAAACGGTTGTGTGCAACATATCAAGAACAGTTGACTTCTTTTATGAAAATTGTTGAAGAGCACAATGAAAAGCTATCTGCCAAAATTCATCATGTAGTTAATAATCTTAAAGAATTTGAATCCATAGAAGAGCTTTTGCACCAGACATAG